The sequence below is a genomic window from Acropora palmata chromosome 5, jaAcrPala1.3, whole genome shotgun sequence.
CCTTAAGTAATGAGTTTGCCAAATTTAGTATCACGATAATTCTAACAAATCTCCGTTATGTTTTATAAATGTTAATTGTTTCGAAGGGGTACAGATTCTgtcatttaaggacggtgcctactaattaaagatgttgttTCCTCGGtatgtgattatgcaggaaatgtagatcttaacaagtcctattgaaatccgaaaagaaaattgggggcaaccacgcatttttcaaagataattcatgaataatatctataaaaagctttaaaatacaaagcaatgtatggcgttctttctcaaattgaagcttaattatctctcaaaaatgcatggttacccccaattttctttttggataccaagagtacttactaagatctactttctccggatagttttaaatcgcgcaaaaatatccctgtataagtaagcattggcgataggaaatccgagtatctggagatgcgcagaacgtatgcgcaataacaatagtaggcgcCGTCCTTAATTTCGGCCAATACGAAACGAAGCGAAGTGATGTTCAAAATCTTCACATCTGCACACCATGGCAAAACACCCTCAAAAACGTGAAACCGTGTGACAAAATACTAAGCTTATGGACTGAAGTGCTCATAATGCTTATAGCGATATTGGCCCAAAGGCAAATTTACTCAGTTGGAAGACAAATAGATTGTTTTAAgaatgaaaccaaaatttgaggcATAAATTGTTGCCTTTCACGCTGCTACTTAACCggaaaaaaacaagttaaatTGTCAGCTGGCGAAGATTTTTATAATTCTAGAGGGAAGAAAGAAtatctttcaaaaattaaaagaaaagtagATTTCGCAGTCAGAAGAAAAATCAGAGCATTCGCAGATCGATGTCTAATAATAGAGAGCCTTAAGCAACCAGTCTTTCGCGACTCACAGAGCTCCACCGCATGCGACAGTTCatacattttaatttgtgcacTACGCATGTTACCCGGCCGTCATGTTTTGTTATAGAGGGCTCGAAGGTACTTTTCCCGCCCGTGCAGATTCGCCACGACACTCAGAATTTCAGGACATTTTTGCATAGGAAACATGGTTTCTTGCAGcgacaataacaaaaaatgctCTCACTAAGTAAAACGAAATTTGTACAGGTCTCACAAAGTAAAACATAGTTTATCCTATAGAAAACTTCAATTAAATTTACCAGGTTCCCTTGAgagatgtttttttggaattgtcATGATAGGTAAGCCCAGCCATTCAATCTCGACTAAAATTTTATGTTTATAATGAGCTTAAGCTAAATAAGTTGATCTTAAAATTATGGTTATATTTTGCAAGAAGGTAAGCTTAGAAATAtaactaataattttttaattccgGTATAAAGCAACCGAGTATTGAACGAGCTGTACCAAGTAGCTGAAATTACAATTTCAGCGAGCTGTACGGCCACCGTTTCACAACCTGGTGACAGAAAAATGTAGCAGGTCTAATTGTCTGTTCATCGACAGAGATTCCCATATGGAATGGACACAATGCCTTGATTTGGTAATGTGTCTAGAGCTTTTGCTCATAAATCGAATCTCTGATAGTTTTCGAAGTTAAGTTCGGTTCTTGAGGTATTGTCATCGAGCAATAAAAGAAGCTCTGTCATTTATAAATCTTATAACTTTTGTATCATGGTTtaacaaaaccttttttcGAGCTTCTTTAAACGAAAGTATTCCCAACTTAACTCTAAATTCGGCGAAGGACAAGTAGTCTAGAGAACAACCCTTGTTAAAAGTATTTGCGCTGTGCACCCGGACTGAGGGATAACGACAGATTGTACGAAGCGCGAGAGTTCTTCCAAAATCGTAAAATGAATTGTAATTAATCCAAACACGTTGCTTTATGCAGGTCCATTATTCGGTTCAGCGCTCTTTCAAGAGCTTGATTTAGACTGGTACCTGTCCGATGAACAATGCAAACAGAgatattaaaatgtttttttaggTATCTATATCCAGACCGCTCTCAAGGGGAGAGATGCTAGGAACCAGATTTCTTTACTAGCGAACTGTCCACTCTCTTCCTCCTTGTGATTCATGATATGTTTGTGACGACTTCCGCTTGCTTATTTTTTCAGCAATGACAACCATAATATGTGTGCCGCCAGAAACAACAATGCTTATTATCTCCTGGACACCATTAATCATGTTAGCTTTCTACGCCGTCATGGAAAAAAGATATTACACATCAGAGAAAAAGGCAGCAAGTTCGCATCAAGATGTAGCTTACTCTCCcctttttgaagaaaatgtcacTCCTGAGAAAAGAACTGCATCCTCGTGGGCTCAAAAAAGACACCTTAttatgcaaaatgctcatcttgctctttcattttttgtcgGCTACTTTTCTGAGTTTTTGACCTTGAACGGTGTCGTCACAACTCTTGCATTTCCCGACTCCCCCTTCGACCCAAGAAGTCACTTCGTGTACTACGCATGCGTGTTCATGCTTGGCGAATGCATCGGCAGGTCTTATATCACCATTCTTGGCCTTGTTCATAAGACATTGACATTCGTTATCACAAGAACTTGGATTTTATCTGCGATACTTTTTACATTGTTAGTTTTCTTGACTCTTTGCTCGTGGTATCGTTTCATCCACACCGTTTGGATTGCAttacttttgtgttttctcGTAGGACTATTGGCAGGAAGCTTGTACGTTAACACATATCTTGTGGCTTCCGTGCGTGAGACCGACGATGCCACTGGCAAAGCATTTTCGCGCGCTTTTCTTTCCGTAGGTCCCAGCGCAGGAGTGTTGCTAGCGGGCTTTGTGGGCCTGGTGCTGGAGCCGGCACTTCGAAGCCACTGTATCGAAACGACTCTGTTTAGTGAATTCTGCTTTACAAGGTCCTTGCATGGATGGAACAGAACTACGTCTTGTTTACGATAGGCCTGGAAGGCTCGTCAAGTCAGAAAAAATAGTCCTCGTCGTCTTAGAATGACCGCTTTGAGatgaaagtgttttttttatattcgATACGTGGAGTGTTACtagtttttgaaaatgtctttCGCTCATGGAGGTCATTTATAAAAATACTAGTCGTCTTGGTCGTTGCGCGCTTTCTTAAATTCTCAGCGGTCTCCAGCTAAGAGAAAGCgcgtttattttctttggtgaAAAGTACTGtaaaagttcaattttttaaGGCAATTTAATATTTGTACTTACCgacctttttttaaaagactCTTTTAAGGTAATGAAATTAATCCATCATTATATATTTATACATTGTGTAATACAGCACGGCTGCACCAAATGTTTCATGCACGACAGAACCTTTTTAGGTGACTATAAGGTGTCATTCGGATGaatattctttcttttaataaaaCGGCTCATTTTCGAGAGCAATCTTTAAGAATCAATGGCAATTCTGAATTATTTGAGTCATGAACTAATCCACAATTTTGGCAGGATAGTTTGCTGCGTAGTCACTACCAACCGTCCTTTGCAAGATTCCATTCACTCTGACGATCAAATTCAATCGAGGCATGTagctcctgggttcaaaccattttctacCTCCAATTCGGATATTTATATACACCtgtttcaaaaaacgttgCCAGAGAGAACGGTGAATGGCAGTTGTCGAACGGAAATTGCACGACCGAATggaactgtggtttccatatttggtatgcaaaaaaaaatgagttctTCGCGTGGCGCAAAACTGATACTGCCGTTCGAACGGCCGTCCGGCTTAACACCACCGTTCACCAGAAAGCGTTCCACTGTCCTTTCACAAACGCCTACGAAAAATGAAGCGTCGATCTGCCCCTGAATTCTGAAGAATATGGACAAACCATATGACTCGCCATCGAAGGTCGGCACTATATGGAGCCGGCATCATGGAagattatttcctattaatattcaattcccatatttcttttcagtcgtgcaatcgccgttcgacaattgacattcgtcgttctccccgacaacattttttgaaatagctgtatattAGGGTAACATGTAAGCGAAGGCCATTGCACCAAAATCAATTCCCGGATGCTGCTGTTTGCCCACTTATCATGTAACGAGTCTTCATCGCCAGAATTTAGGACATTTCGAGCTCACTAACTAGCGGTATATCGAATTACATTTGGGGTCGACAAGGAAAATTCGATATGGCGGCGATCACGGCTCGATGTGCGAAGAAGCGCTAAGACCATTGCATTTGCATTGAATGCCTGACATAATTTTTGGCCTAAAAGGCTGTGAGAACTAGTTTATATccagacaaaaacaaatatagcCCGACGAGTGCAAATTCAAGGAGCGCAGCTCGTGTTTAACCACTTCAGTCAGTTCTCTTAATGCAGTCATGTCACTTAACT
It includes:
- the LOC141882022 gene encoding uncharacterized protein LOC141882022 yields the protein MQGILANMDEAYLSKSKTVVNEIGSSHSSTAREREKPLHVFIFGVFGFILQIFFSVGIAASQDILEETYVPTPVLLISASLPFFVITSVLPYFLLQVPQKALLAPVVFLSIVGVLLYALVEHVIIRILGVVVTSTGVAIGEVTFVSLSALYTDSAMSAYAAGTGVGFITGPLYYAAMTTIICVPPETTMLIISWTPLIMLAFYAVMEKRYYTSEKKAASSHQDVAYSPLFEENVTPEKRTASSWAQKRHLIMQNAHLALSFFVGYFSEFLTLNGVVTTLAFPDSPFDPRSHFVYYACVFMLGECIGRSYITILGLVHKTLTFVITRTWILSAILFTLLVFLTLCSWYRFIHTVWIALLLCFLVGLLAGSLYVNTYLVASVRETDDATGKAFSRAFLSVGPSAGVLLAGFVGLVLEPALRSHCIETTLFSEFCFTRSLHGWNRTTSCLR